The segment GAAAGCCGAGACGTGAAAGCCCGTCACTTAAAAATTTCCGCTCCCGAGCGATCAGCTCTCTGGCCTGTTCCAGAAAGTCCCTACGGGAGAGGGCGGCAATTCCGGCTTTCTGGGCAATTCCCGACACGCTCCAGGGCTGTCTGACAGCTGCAAGGCGTTCCAGCAATCCCGTATCTGCGCACATGGCATAGCCCAGCCTGAGCCCGGCCATCCCGTACGTCTTTGTAAAAGCGTTCAGAAGAAACAGGTTTCTGTACCGGCCAAGCTTTCCCGCCATGGTAAATCCTTCCGGCCTTTCCAGAAAGCCGTTAAAGCACTCATCCACTGCAAGGAGAGCATGATGGTTCCGGCAGATTCCGGCAAAGACTTCCAGCTCCTCTGACGAGAGGGCCATTCCCGTAGGATTGTTGGGATTTCCCAGAAAAACCAGGTCGGCGCCGCCGACTCTCTCCAGTTTCCTCTCAAGGCAGCGGGCATCAGGAAGCCAGTTTTCCTCAGGCCGCAGGGGAATCTGGATGATCTCACAGCCCTTCAGGGAAAGAGCAGCCTCATACTCGGAAAAGCAGGGGGCAAACAGAACGGCCCGGCGGGGCCTTAGAGCCTCGGCAAGGCCGAAAATCAAATCGGCCGCCCCGTTTCCGCAGAGAATCCAGTCCTCGGGAAGGCCGTGGAAGGCCGCCAGAGCTTTCCTGAGGCCTCTGCACTGGCTGTCCGGATAGAGAAGAATTTCCTCCCTGCTGGACGCCACCGCCTCTATGACCTCCCGCGGTGTGCCCAGCGGATTGGTGTTTACAGAAAAATCGATTCGGATGTGCTCTGAGCCGTAAATGTCACCGCCGTGAGAATAAACCATGTATGATTCCTCCTGTTTCTTTCAGCCTGTTTCTATCAGTCTTTTTCTTCCAGTCTTTTTCTGTCTGTTTCGCCCCTTCGCGCCTTTCCCCTCTTTTCCTATCTCCCAAGCCAGAATGCGGCCGCAGCCCCTGCTGCTGCCATCATAACTGCAGTTCCATACATCAGCCTGTTTGCCCTTTTGATATCCTCCCACTCTACCTTCCTCTTCTCATCCCCGATAAAGGGTTTTTCGAAACGTCTCCCAAAGTACCAGGCAGGTCCTGCCAGACGCACCCCCAGGGCGCCGGCGCAGACGGCCTCTGTCTGGGCGGAATTGGGGCTTTTGTGGTTTCTCCGATCACGGAGCCAGATCCTCGCCGCCCCCTTCCCGTCCATCCCGAGAAGAAAGGAGGCGCCAATCATCAGAAGCGCCGAAAGTCTCGCCGGGATCAGGTTTGCCAGATCGTCGAGCCTTGCCGCAGCCCTGCCGAAATACAGATACCTCTCATTTCTGTATCCCACCATAGAATCCATGGTATTGACGGCCTTGTACATCCATCCAAGGACCGGGCCTCCCAGAAACAGATAGAACAGAGGCGCGATTACCCCGTCCGAGGTATTCTCAGCCACAGTTTCCACTGCCGCCTTCGCAATTCCCTCCCCGTCAAGGCCGGCTGTATCACGCCCGACGATCATGGACACATTCCGCCGGGCCTCCTGTATATCTCCCTTCCTCAGAGAATCGCAGACCTTCATACTCTCGTCACGCAGGGATCTGGCAGCGAGAAGGTAGTAGCACATGACGGCCCCGCAGAGGAACTCTCCCCCCGGCCCAAAAAGAAAGCGGGCCGCCCGAAGAAGGGTCAGACTCACTCCCCCGGTCACCAGGACAACCCCTCCGGCAAGAATACTTCCGCCTATGAGCTCTCCTCTCTTTCCCTCCGGAAAGATTCTGCGAAGCCATCCCTCCATCCATCCGATGAGAGAGCCCAGCGCCCTGACCGGATGAGGCATCGAATGGGGATCTCCGAAGAGAAAATCCAGCAGAAAACCAGCCAAAGCGGCCGCAGCGTAACTTGTCATTTCTTGTGTCAATTCTTTTGTCCTCCCGTCTGTCATCTTCCCGGCTGGTGCTTCCCTTACTTATTTCAGCCGCATCTCCAGCCCGCAGAGAATCCGGTAAACCTCCCTGGCCTGGGCCGCAGCCCTCTGGCAGAAGCGCCCCTCCCGCTCTCTGTAATCCCTCTCAAACGGGTCCAGAGGCACAATCCCGCAGCCAATTTCATCAGCCGTCAGAACCCTATCCCTTCCCTCTGCCTTCTCCCGCGCTTCCATCTGCAAAAGAAAGGCGCTGCCGAAATCCTCCGGATTTTCAGTTTCTCTCATGAGATACTCAAACAGCTTTTCCAAATGCAGAATCACATCGGCAGAGAGGAGGGCCTCATAAAGCTCCTCCACGCCGCCGAAGCCTCTCTCCTCCATCATCCTTCCATCCAGCACAGAACTGCTCTCCATCCCGTTTACCCGGTTAAAATGTCTGAGGGCCGCCCTGCTTTTTCCCTGATGGCTTCCGCCGACAATCAAAATCACTGCTCATCCTCCTCTCCTTCCTTTCCATCTGTCCTACGCAGGATAAAGCCACCCGCACAGGACGCACACGGCCAGCAGAAAAAGCTCGCAGACCTGCAGGAAATATCCCGCCAGATCCCCGGTGATTCCGCCAAATTCCCTGCAGGCCATCCTGTAATACCAGGCGAACACGGCCCCTGCTGCCAGAATACACAGCCAGCCCGGCAGAATGCTTCCAAAGAGCACTTTTCCCATGGCGAGAAAATAGGCGGCCCCCGCCATCAGGTAAAGTGCCATCAGCAGCCTGACCGTCCGTTTCAGAGCCACCTGGGAAAAGGAGGCCGCCAGCCCGTCCTTCTTCGCCATGGGAAAGGACACAACTGACATTCCGCTCAGCGCCCGCTCCGTCAGAAATGCACCGGAAAATAAGAGAACGCTTCTCTGATCCAGCTCTGAAAACAGGGCCGCGTAAAAGAGCAGGTAGGTGCCGCAGCCGATAACGGCGAAGGCTCCTGCCCTGGGATCCTTTAAAATTTCCAGCTTTTTTTCCTTCGGCAGAAAGGATCTTCTGGCATCCGTCGTATCCAGAAATCCATCCATATGGATTCCCCCTGTCATAAAAAGCGGCAGCGCCGTACCGGTCAGGGCTGTCCACAAGGTTCCCGCTCCCAGCCCCTCTGACAGATAAAAAAACGCCCCGATTAAGCCTCCGATCAGAACGCCGATCAGGGGAAAAAAGCACATGGTATACCGCATCCGCTCCTTTGTCCACTGAATCTGAGGCATGGGAACCCTCGAATACATGGACCAGGCAATTATGAAACTTCCCAGCAGGTCTTTAAGCCCTCCTGCCGGCCTTCTGCCCCTCTCATTTTTCATTCCGGCGCACCTCCCTTCTGCCCTGTCCTCTGTCCTTCGCTCTGCCCTTTCCTGCCGCCATTTTCCTGCTTCCACAGAATGGGGAGTCCGTACACCACCTCTGTCACTGTCTGCGCCTGCCCGGCCAGAAAGCAGTTCACCTCTCCCAGAAGCCGCCTGTACCGCTCCGTCTCCTCTCCGTAAAAACGCCCGTCCGAGCAGATTTCATTTGTCACCACAATGAGATTCCGGGAAAGATCCAGCAGATGTTCGAGCCCTCTTGTGATCCTCACAAAAGCCCCCTCCTCCTGCCTGTAAAACTCGTTGCAGACCAGGTTGGACATGCACTCTAAAAGAATCGTCGCCTCCCCCTTCTCCCATCCGTCAGGAAGCTCAAACTGTTCCAGATCCGAGAATACCTCTTCCGTTCTGAACTGCTTTCCCTCCCGCATCCGGCGGTGGCGTCTGACTCTCTCTCTTCCCTCCTCATCCCAGACCATCATAGTGGCCAGGTACAGCTTTCTCCCCGGCTCCGCCTGAAGGGCCAGCCCTTCCGCATATTCCGACTTTCCGCTTCCGCTTCCTCCCGTTACAACTGCAAGCACAGCCCTCTCTCCTCTCTAAGAAACCGCTGTCTCTCCGGATTTCTCTTCTGTGTACATCTTTCTCTTCTGCGTACGCCTTCTCTTTTTCTGCCGGCCATCCATCTGCCCGGGGCTTTTAAGTCTCAGAAGCTCCTCCTAGGAGAGGGGCCTATACTCCTCAATTTCAATCTCATGGAAGGTACTCATTTCCCGGTAAATGCGAAGAGCCATGTCGAGAAGGGGCATCACTGCTACCGCTCCCGTCCCTTCTCCCAGGCACATGCCGGCAGCGATAGCCGGGCGGCAGCCAAGCTCCCTCAAAATCAGCTCACCGGCCGGCTCCGAGGAGACATGGGAGGCCAGCATATAGCCGGAAGATAAGCTGCAGATCCTCTGGGCCATCAGGGCGGCCGCTCCGGAAATAAAGCCGTCAATCAGCACCGGCACGCGGCACAGAGCGCCGCCCAGGAAAACGCCGGCAAGTCCTGCCAGATCAAGGCCTCCCACCTTTGAAAGAATATCAATCCCGTCCTTTGGGTCAGGGCGGCGGAGCATAATTCCTCTTCGGATTACAGATATCTTTTTCAGAAGGCCGTTGCTGTCAAGCCCTGCCCCTCTCCCCGTTACCAGGAAGGGATCCACTTCCAGGGCAGCAGCCACTGCCGCACTGCTGGTAGTTGTATTCCCGATTCCCATCTCTCCGGTGGCAATCAGCCCGTAGCCTCTTTTTTTCAGCTCCTCTGTAAGCTCAATTCCCGTTTTGAGGGCCAGGAGCACCTCGCGCCTGGTCAGAGCCGGCTCCTTCAGGAAATTCCTGGTCCCTCTCCTGATTTTTCTGTCAAGGAGGGGGAAACATTCTCCCAGAGGGCCCAAATCCATCTCCACGCCGATGTCCACCGGAAACACATCTGCTCCTGCCTGCTGTGCCATCAGACAGGCACAGCTCTCCCCTCTGGTGAAGTTGGCGGTCACCACAGCTGTCACCTCTTTTCCGGTCTGGCTGATTCCTTCCTCCACAATCCCGTTGTCTGCGCACATGATGATTAACGCCCTTTTCCCAAAGTCCACCTGCGGCGTCCCCGTAATCTCCGCTATGCGGACAATGTCATCCTCCAGGACTCCCAGGCTTCTCAGGGGCTTTGCCACGCTGTCAAAGCGTTTTTGGGCCTTAAGCCCTGCCTCCCTGTCCGGCTCACTGATTTTTGCAAGCCGGCCCAGAAGCCAATTCGTCAGTTCTCTCTCTTCCAGCTTCTCCTGTTCCTCTGTCACCGCAAAATCTTCCTCTCTGCTGCCTGAAGCAGCCATTTTTTCAGCCATCCTTCATTGGACGGGTAATACAGGTGGGGAAATCCGCACAGCAGCGTGTCCGTCTGCACCATACAGCGCCAGCTCCTGTCGGACAGGGGCTTTCTGGCAATCCAGTCGCCGCCCTCCAGCTGTGTTTCCCAGTAATGAAATTCGTGTCCCTTTATCGTCTCTCCATCCGGCCCTTCCAGTTCGATGTATCCGAACCGTGAAAGCCGATTCGTCCGGTATGCACTGGCATCCACAAGCCCTGCCAGCTCATACTCCTTTCCGTCTGCCCCCTCTAAAAGACGGTGGAGATAAAGAAATCCTCCGCACTCTGCAAGAATCTGTTTTCCTCTCCTGTAGGCCTGCCTGACGGAGTTTAACATCTGCCTGTTTTCCGAGAGCTCCTTTGCAAAATTTTCCGGATATCCGCCCCCGAACAGGTAACCGTCGGCCTCGGGAAGCTCCCGATCCGAAAGAGGGCTGAAAAATACAAGCTCTGCCCCCAGCTCTTCCATGAGTCTCAGATTTTCCTGGTAGTAAAAGCAGAATGCCTGATCTCTTGCCACTCCGATACGAACCCTGCAGACAGCACTGGAAACAGCCCTGAGAACGGACGGCGTCCCGGCTGGCTTTCTGTCTCTTCTCCCCCTCCGGGCCAGGGCAATTAACCCCTCCATATCGAGGCTCTCCTCCATCTGCTCAGCTAACCTCCCGATCCGTTCCCTGAGTCCCTCAATCTCTCCCGGAAGCATCAGGCCCAGATGGCGGCTTTCAATCACACAGTCCCTCATTTCGGGAAGATACCCGTAAACAGGAACACCTGCCTTCTCAAGTACAGGCCTCAGCCTGCCGTAAAGCATAGGAGAGATTCTGTTTAAAATCACTCCCTCTATCCCGCTGTCCTCCGCAAATGAGACAAAGCCCCTGATAAGGGCTGCCAGAGAAACGCTTGCTCCCCGACAGTCTACCACCAGAACGGTGGGGGTGCCGGTGATGGTGGAGATATCCCAGGCGCTGCCCTCTGACGAGACCGCACCGATTCCGTCATAGTAGCCCATCACTCCCTCTATCACGGCAAAATCAGCCCCTGTTTCCCTCATTCTTCCGGCAAACATCTGTCTGACCCCTTCTTTGCCGAGAAAAAAGCTGTCCAGGTTTCCGCCGGGAATTCCCAGCACATACTGATGGAACATGGGGTCAATATAGTCGGGTCCGCATTTAAAGGCTGCAGGATGAAGTCCCCGCCGCTTCAGAGCTTCCAGAAAGCCGCAGGTGATCAGAGTTTTTCCGCTTCCGCTTTTGGGCGCGGCAAAAAGAATCCCTCTCATGCTTCCTTCTCCTCCCCTCCAAAGCTGATCACATAAACAGGATTCTGCCCCTGCATCAGGTGGTAGCCTCCCGCCTTTCTGGCTCTGGAAACCTGCACGGAAACGATCTCCCCATCGATGGAAAGCTCATCCAGCATGGAAATGACAGAGGCCAGAGTCTCCAGCGCAATGACATTAATCACCACCCGCATGCAGGGGTTCAGCGACAGCAGTTCCTCTACGATCTCCTTCATATTCCCGGAGCTTCCCCCGATAAAAGCGTGAGTTGCTCTTCCCTCCTGTCCTGCTTCCAGCTCCCTGCGGACGGCCGGATCTCTTAAGAGGGAGAGAGCTTCCCCTTCTTTCAGCACAATTTTCTCAGTTCCCGCCTTTTTTCTGTTTTCCTCAAACAGCCTGGCAGCCTCCGCTTTTTTCTCAAAGGCAAAGACACGCTTTACGCCCCAGACAAGGGCGGCCTCCACAGAAACAGACCCTGTCCCTGCCCCGATGTCCAGAAGAACGGAATGGGAGTCAAGCTCCAGCTTCGAGAGGGAAACGGCTCTTACCTCGCTTTTTGTCATGGGAACCTCTCCTCTGATAAACCATTCATCTCTCATGTCATTCCTCCCTTTCTCTCTTTCTCTCTTTCGCTTATCCGGCTGCCTGAAGCCTCTCATCATCCCCCTGCCGTTTTCACTGCCAGAACCGCCAGGGAATCGGTGGAAATAAGGGTAAATTCCCCGA is part of the Clostridium sp. M62/1 genome and harbors:
- a CDS encoding pyridoxal phosphate-dependent aminotransferase, which codes for MVYSHGGDIYGSEHIRIDFSVNTNPLGTPREVIEAVASSREEILLYPDSQCRGLRKALAAFHGLPEDWILCGNGAADLIFGLAEALRPRRAVLFAPCFSEYEAALSLKGCEIIQIPLRPEENWLPDARCLERKLERVGGADLVFLGNPNNPTGMALSSEELEVFAGICRNHHALLAVDECFNGFLERPEGFTMAGKLGRYRNLFLLNAFTKTYGMAGLRLGYAMCADTGLLERLAAVRQPWSVSGIAQKAGIAALSRRDFLEQARELIARERKFLSDGLSRLGFRVWPSMANYLLFSVGQKGKELSGQEDLKKFLSGRGILIRSCASYRGLDDSFFRVAVKRREENKELLSQMEEWARKNFSSGSEV
- the cbiB gene encoding adenosylcobinamide-phosphate synthase CbiB, giving the protein MTSYAAAALAGFLLDFLFGDPHSMPHPVRALGSLIGWMEGWLRRIFPEGKRGELIGGSILAGGVVLVTGGVSLTLLRAARFLFGPGGEFLCGAVMCYYLLAARSLRDESMKVCDSLRKGDIQEARRNVSMIVGRDTAGLDGEGIAKAAVETVAENTSDGVIAPLFYLFLGGPVLGWMYKAVNTMDSMVGYRNERYLYFGRAAARLDDLANLIPARLSALLMIGASFLLGMDGKGAARIWLRDRRNHKSPNSAQTEAVCAGALGVRLAGPAWYFGRRFEKPFIGDEKRKVEWEDIKRANRLMYGTAVMMAAAGAAAAFWLGR
- a CDS encoding bifunctional adenosylcobinamide kinase/adenosylcobinamide-phosphate guanylyltransferase, with product MILIVGGSHQGKSRAALRHFNRVNGMESSSVLDGRMMEERGFGGVEELYEALLSADVILHLEKLFEYLMRETENPEDFGSAFLLQMEAREKAEGRDRVLTADEIGCGIVPLDPFERDYREREGRFCQRAAAQAREVYRILCGLEMRLK
- a CDS encoding adenosylcobinamide-GDP ribazoletransferase, whose amino-acid sequence is MKNERGRRPAGGLKDLLGSFIIAWSMYSRVPMPQIQWTKERMRYTMCFFPLIGVLIGGLIGAFFYLSEGLGAGTLWTALTGTALPLFMTGGIHMDGFLDTTDARRSFLPKEKKLEILKDPRAGAFAVIGCGTYLLFYAALFSELDQRSVLLFSGAFLTERALSGMSVVSFPMAKKDGLAASFSQVALKRTVRLLMALYLMAGAAYFLAMGKVLFGSILPGWLCILAAGAVFAWYYRMACREFGGITGDLAGYFLQVCELFLLAVCVLCGWLYPA
- a CDS encoding bifunctional adenosylcobinamide kinase/adenosylcobinamide-phosphate guanylyltransferase encodes the protein MLAVVTGGSGSGKSEYAEGLALQAEPGRKLYLATMMVWDEEGRERVRRHRRMREGKQFRTEEVFSDLEQFELPDGWEKGEATILLECMSNLVCNEFYRQEEGAFVRITRGLEHLLDLSRNLIVVTNEICSDGRFYGEETERYRRLLGEVNCFLAGQAQTVTEVVYGLPILWKQENGGRKGQSEGQRTGQKGGAPE
- the cobT gene encoding nicotinate-nucleotide--dimethylbenzimidazole phosphoribosyltransferase, whose translation is MAASGSREEDFAVTEEQEKLEERELTNWLLGRLAKISEPDREAGLKAQKRFDSVAKPLRSLGVLEDDIVRIAEITGTPQVDFGKRALIIMCADNGIVEEGISQTGKEVTAVVTANFTRGESCACLMAQQAGADVFPVDIGVEMDLGPLGECFPLLDRKIRRGTRNFLKEPALTRREVLLALKTGIELTEELKKRGYGLIATGEMGIGNTTTSSAAVAAALEVDPFLVTGRGAGLDSNGLLKKISVIRRGIMLRRPDPKDGIDILSKVGGLDLAGLAGVFLGGALCRVPVLIDGFISGAAALMAQRICSLSSGYMLASHVSSEPAGELILRELGCRPAIAAGMCLGEGTGAVAVMPLLDMALRIYREMSTFHEIEIEEYRPLS
- a CDS encoding cobyrinate a,c-diamide synthase, whose translation is MRGILFAAPKSGSGKTLITCGFLEALKRRGLHPAAFKCGPDYIDPMFHQYVLGIPGGNLDSFFLGKEGVRQMFAGRMRETGADFAVIEGVMGYYDGIGAVSSEGSAWDISTITGTPTVLVVDCRGASVSLAALIRGFVSFAEDSGIEGVILNRISPMLYGRLRPVLEKAGVPVYGYLPEMRDCVIESRHLGLMLPGEIEGLRERIGRLAEQMEESLDMEGLIALARRGRRDRKPAGTPSVLRAVSSAVCRVRIGVARDQAFCFYYQENLRLMEELGAELVFFSPLSDRELPEADGYLFGGGYPENFAKELSENRQMLNSVRQAYRRGKQILAECGGFLYLHRLLEGADGKEYELAGLVDASAYRTNRLSRFGYIELEGPDGETIKGHEFHYWETQLEGGDWIARKPLSDRSWRCMVQTDTLLCGFPHLYYPSNEGWLKKWLLQAAERKILR
- the cbiT gene encoding precorrin-6Y C5,15-methyltransferase (decarboxylating) subunit CbiT, whose product is MRDEWFIRGEVPMTKSEVRAVSLSKLELDSHSVLLDIGAGTGSVSVEAALVWGVKRVFAFEKKAEAARLFEENRKKAGTEKIVLKEGEALSLLRDPAVRRELEAGQEGRATHAFIGGSSGNMKEIVEELLSLNPCMRVVINVIALETLASVISMLDELSIDGEIVSVQVSRARKAGGYHLMQGQNPVYVISFGGEEKEA